From the genome of Thermogutta terrifontis, one region includes:
- the glmS gene encoding glutamine--fructose-6-phosphate transaminase (isomerizing) — protein MCGIVGCVGLPSAADFLLNGLRRLEYRGYDSAGLALASTAAPASIAVVKAAGRISRLQKLVETYRPQGDMGIGHTRWATHGGATDVNAHPHLGGDGEVVLVHNGVIENYESLRNRLESAGYHFRSETDTEAIAHLIADLLRDAQFSREEVVRRQYQPLLGVVQAALSQLRGTWGLAVMFRDYPGVIVAARLGSPLILGVGEGANFLASDASALAGFTESVAYLRDHETAIVTAETIRIFHRDQGRVEPSLHKLQLSAGDIDTGGYPHFMLKEIFEQPDSLRNTMRGRLDLDVASAKFGGLNLSPQQLRQVERIILTGCGTSWHAGLVGEYQIEALARIPVEVEYASELRYRNPPLSNNTLLFAITQSGETADTLAALREMKRKGHPTLAICNVVGSTIAQEADGGIYLHAGPEIGVASTKAFTSQCLVLALLALYFGRLRDLSFEAGIRIIEKIRQLPDKVAQALECDARVRRVADRFYQCRNFLYLGRQFNFPTALEGALKLKEISYIHAEGYPAAEMKHGPIALVDEHTPSVFLLPRGPVYEKVLANMQEIKARGGPIIAVVEEGDREASSLADEIIEVPAVDDFLQPIVFIVPLQLLAYHIAVARGCDVDKPRNLAKSVTVE, from the coding sequence ATGTGCGGAATTGTCGGTTGTGTGGGCTTGCCCAGTGCAGCGGATTTTTTGCTCAACGGACTTCGGCGTTTGGAATATCGGGGCTACGATAGCGCAGGGTTGGCCCTGGCCAGCACCGCGGCTCCTGCGAGCATAGCCGTGGTGAAAGCCGCCGGGCGCATCTCGCGTCTTCAGAAGCTGGTGGAAACCTATCGCCCTCAGGGGGACATGGGCATAGGCCACACACGCTGGGCCACGCACGGGGGAGCCACCGACGTGAACGCCCATCCCCATCTGGGTGGCGACGGCGAAGTCGTTCTCGTCCATAACGGCGTCATCGAAAACTACGAGAGCCTTCGCAACCGGCTGGAGTCGGCCGGGTATCATTTTCGCTCCGAAACGGACACCGAAGCGATTGCCCATTTGATCGCGGACCTTCTACGAGACGCGCAATTCTCCCGGGAAGAAGTAGTTCGTCGCCAGTACCAACCACTCCTGGGTGTGGTCCAGGCAGCGCTGTCGCAACTTCGCGGCACGTGGGGACTGGCCGTGATGTTCCGTGACTACCCCGGTGTCATCGTTGCCGCGCGACTGGGCAGTCCGTTGATTCTGGGGGTGGGCGAAGGCGCCAATTTTCTCGCCAGTGATGCCTCGGCCCTCGCGGGATTTACGGAAAGCGTGGCCTACCTTCGCGACCATGAGACTGCGATCGTCACGGCCGAAACCATCCGCATCTTCCACCGGGATCAGGGCCGTGTTGAGCCGAGCCTGCACAAACTTCAGCTTTCGGCGGGTGATATTGACACCGGCGGCTATCCCCACTTCATGCTCAAGGAAATCTTCGAACAGCCCGATTCCCTCCGCAATACCATGCGGGGTCGGTTGGACCTGGACGTTGCTTCGGCCAAGTTCGGAGGACTCAACCTGTCGCCCCAGCAACTCCGGCAGGTAGAAAGGATCATCCTCACGGGTTGCGGGACGAGTTGGCATGCGGGACTGGTGGGCGAGTATCAGATTGAGGCCCTTGCCCGAATCCCCGTCGAAGTGGAATACGCCAGCGAATTGCGATACCGCAATCCCCCGCTTTCGAATAACACGCTTCTGTTTGCCATCACGCAAAGTGGTGAAACGGCCGACACCCTGGCCGCCCTGCGGGAAATGAAGCGGAAGGGCCATCCCACTTTGGCCATTTGCAACGTGGTGGGGAGCACCATCGCCCAGGAAGCCGACGGTGGCATTTACCTGCACGCCGGGCCAGAGATTGGGGTTGCTTCCACCAAGGCCTTCACCTCACAGTGCCTTGTGCTTGCGCTGCTCGCCCTGTATTTCGGCAGACTCCGCGATTTAAGTTTTGAGGCTGGCATCCGCATCATCGAAAAGATCCGTCAACTGCCTGATAAAGTCGCCCAGGCCCTGGAGTGCGACGCTCGGGTCCGCCGGGTTGCCGACCGCTTCTACCAATGCCGTAACTTCCTGTATCTGGGACGGCAGTTCAATTTTCCCACGGCGCTCGAAGGGGCCCTCAAATTGAAAGAAATCAGTTACATTCATGCAGAGGGCTATCCTGCCGCCGAGATGAAACATGGGCCCATTGCCCTGGTGGATGAACACACCCCAAGCGTCTTTCTTTTGCCGCGGGGGCCAGTGTACGAAAAGGTTCTGGCCAATATGCAGGAAATCAAGGCCCGGGGCGGTCCGATCATCGCGGTGGTCGAGGAAGGCGACCGGGAGGCATCCTCGCTGGCCGACGAAATCATCGAAGTGCCTGCTGTCGATGATTTCCTCCAGCCAATCGTATTCATCGTACCCCTCCAACTCCTGGCCTATCACATCGCCGTGGCACGCGGGTGTGATGTGGACAAACCGAGAAATCTAGCGAAGAGCGTCACCGTGGAGTGA
- a CDS encoding lysylphosphatidylglycerol synthase transmembrane domain-containing protein: MGKKKTVKQWAIQLLKVGLSAAIIGYLVWDSVRRGEGIFSDEHGFNPEKFWQLVHHAGQYWYYLVLAFATATSGVLITFFRWWVLVRTVDVPLRLMESFRFSFIGFLFNLAPMGLVGGDLAKAILAARRFPDHRPETVASVFVDRVLGLYALFVVASGAILLTGVISSSPPLLQSVCRVVLIVTAGVTLVLIACWAPDVTGGNLILLLERLPVAGKLLAKFVTAFRAYRHHPWMLITSVIMTFPVHLLFAVSIYLIGLALFDRVQPLARHFVFCPLSGVMQMIPVSIGPAEFVLDRLFVLMPLADGTHILPGQGLVTLLVYRVFSLMLATIGVSYFFFFAREDWEEALREAEEAEEWQETAAPAPPGP, encoded by the coding sequence ATGGGGAAAAAGAAAACGGTCAAGCAATGGGCCATCCAGCTCCTCAAAGTGGGGCTGTCGGCGGCGATCATTGGGTATCTGGTCTGGGATAGCGTGCGTCGCGGGGAGGGCATTTTTTCTGACGAGCACGGCTTTAATCCAGAAAAGTTCTGGCAACTCGTCCACCACGCAGGTCAATATTGGTACTATCTCGTTTTGGCATTTGCTACGGCGACCAGCGGTGTGCTTATCACGTTTTTCCGCTGGTGGGTTCTGGTGCGGACAGTTGACGTCCCGCTTCGATTGATGGAGTCATTTCGCTTCAGCTTTATTGGGTTTCTCTTCAATCTGGCGCCGATGGGGCTGGTGGGCGGTGACCTCGCCAAAGCGATTCTTGCGGCCCGGCGGTTTCCCGACCACCGGCCGGAAACCGTTGCCTCCGTGTTTGTCGACCGTGTTCTGGGACTGTATGCCCTCTTTGTTGTGGCGAGCGGGGCCATTCTCCTGACTGGGGTGATTTCCAGCTCCCCTCCGCTCTTGCAGAGTGTCTGTCGCGTCGTCCTGATTGTGACCGCGGGAGTGACGTTGGTGCTCATCGCCTGCTGGGCACCAGACGTGACGGGAGGAAATCTGATCCTGTTGTTGGAACGGCTGCCCGTTGCGGGTAAACTGCTGGCCAAATTCGTGACGGCGTTTCGTGCCTATCGACATCATCCGTGGATGCTGATCACCTCCGTCATCATGACTTTTCCTGTTCATCTGTTGTTTGCTGTGTCCATCTATCTGATCGGGCTGGCCCTTTTTGATCGCGTCCAGCCGCTGGCGAGGCACTTTGTCTTCTGTCCTCTATCGGGTGTCATGCAGATGATTCCCGTTTCCATCGGCCCCGCGGAGTTTGTTCTGGATCGACTTTTCGTGCTGATGCCGCTGGCCGACGGAACACACATTTTACCGGGACAGGGCCTCGTGACGCTGCTGGTTTACCGGGTGTTTTCGCTGATGCTCGCGACGATCGGCGTGAGTTACTTCTTTTTCTTCGCTCGAGAAGATTGGGAGGAAGCCCTTCGAGAGGCAGAAGAGGCCGAGGAGTGGCAGGAAACGGCGGCCCCGGCGCCACCCGGTCCGTAG
- the gmd gene encoding GDP-mannose 4,6-dehydratase, with the protein MTKRALITGITGQDGSYLAEFLLQKGYEVHGMVRRSSTEGFERIQHIRDRIHLHQADLLDQLSLVRLLAEVRPHEVYNLAAMSFVPTSWEQPLLTGEFTALGVTRMLEAIRHVDRTIRFYQASSSEMFGAVREEPQNENTPFYPRSPYGVAKVYGHWITVNYRESFGIFACSGILFNHESPRRGKEFVTRKVTDAVARIKLGLQEKLYLGNLDAMRDWGFAGDYVEAMWLMLQQPQPDDYVVATGEKHSVRELVELAFDYVGLDWKRYVEIDPRLIRPAEVFTLRGDATKARTVLGWKPKVTFPELVRMMVDADLERVRREMIERTYRPL; encoded by the coding sequence ATGACGAAACGCGCGTTGATCACCGGGATCACGGGGCAGGATGGGTCTTATCTGGCGGAGTTCCTCCTGCAAAAAGGATACGAGGTCCACGGAATGGTGCGTCGGTCCAGCACGGAAGGCTTTGAACGTATTCAGCATATTCGTGATCGCATCCATCTCCATCAGGCAGACCTGCTCGACCAGCTCTCCCTGGTGCGGTTGCTTGCGGAGGTTCGTCCGCACGAGGTGTACAATCTCGCCGCGATGAGCTTTGTGCCCACGAGTTGGGAACAGCCTCTCCTGACGGGTGAGTTCACGGCCCTGGGCGTGACGCGGATGCTGGAAGCCATCCGCCACGTGGATCGGACGATCCGGTTTTACCAGGCCAGTTCCAGCGAAATGTTTGGGGCCGTCCGGGAAGAACCGCAGAATGAGAACACGCCCTTCTATCCGCGAAGCCCGTATGGCGTGGCCAAGGTCTATGGGCACTGGATCACCGTCAATTACCGGGAAAGTTTCGGCATCTTCGCTTGCTCGGGAATCCTCTTCAATCATGAATCTCCGCGCCGCGGCAAGGAATTCGTTACCCGAAAGGTGACCGACGCCGTTGCCCGCATCAAGCTCGGGCTTCAGGAAAAGCTCTATCTCGGCAATCTCGATGCGATGCGGGATTGGGGCTTTGCGGGGGACTACGTGGAAGCCATGTGGCTGATGCTGCAACAGCCTCAGCCCGATGATTATGTGGTGGCCACCGGCGAAAAGCATTCCGTGCGGGAGCTGGTCGAGTTAGCATTCGATTATGTGGGACTGGACTGGAAGCGCTACGTGGAGATAGATCCCCGACTCATCCGACCGGCCGAGGTCTTCACCCTCCGGGGTGACGCCACCAAAGCCCGCACCGTCCTGGGCTGGAAACCTAAAGTGACCTTCCCCGAACTGGTCCGCATGATGGTGGACGCAGATCTGGAGCGGGTTCGGCGGGAGATGATCGAGCGCACCTATCGGCCGCTGTGA
- a CDS encoding sugar phosphate isomerase/epimerase family protein — MFRNFNANVLGTFLQQSEIIELALSFGFKSIDIDIAEFSALARLKGLEYARRLIDSAQIPIGSFELPGNLQASDEEFQKFIERLPEYCQNATVLGCTRSFVTLAPFSETRPLHENFELHRQRLSTVCGILKQHGIRLALGFKAVYEQPREAVFQFIRKLDELLPLVQAVKAENLGLLVNVWDIFVAHGNLDILFQQPKELITVVHLADVPQDAAIDQVKDWQRAMARPGGRIDCVAVLKWLRSIGYDGPVTPMPTRRMLGTGRADLLAREIGLATLELWHAAGLPLETRYANLLKTAGRLATV, encoded by the coding sequence ATGTTTCGCAATTTTAATGCCAATGTTTTGGGGACTTTTTTGCAACAGAGCGAGATTATCGAACTGGCCCTGAGCTTTGGCTTTAAGAGTATCGACATCGACATTGCGGAGTTCAGTGCCCTGGCTCGGCTCAAAGGGCTCGAATATGCGCGCCGTCTTATTGATAGCGCACAGATTCCGATCGGCAGCTTTGAACTCCCTGGCAATCTTCAGGCCAGCGATGAAGAGTTTCAGAAGTTCATCGAACGGCTCCCCGAATATTGCCAGAATGCAACGGTGCTGGGGTGCACGCGGTCCTTCGTCACGCTGGCCCCCTTCAGCGAGACGCGACCTCTCCATGAGAATTTCGAACTGCACCGTCAGCGGTTGAGCACCGTCTGCGGCATTCTCAAGCAGCATGGCATTCGCCTGGCCCTTGGATTTAAGGCGGTCTACGAACAGCCGCGGGAAGCGGTCTTTCAATTTATTCGCAAGCTCGACGAGCTACTGCCGCTCGTCCAGGCGGTGAAAGCGGAGAATCTCGGTTTGCTGGTGAACGTGTGGGACATCTTCGTCGCCCATGGAAATCTCGATATCCTGTTCCAGCAACCCAAGGAGCTTATCACTGTCGTCCATCTTGCCGATGTTCCCCAGGACGCCGCCATCGATCAGGTCAAGGATTGGCAAAGAGCCATGGCTCGGCCGGGCGGACGCATCGACTGCGTTGCCGTGCTGAAGTGGCTCCGCAGCATTGGCTATGACGGTCCCGTGACCCCCATGCCGACCCGCCGGATGCTGGGCACGGGTCGGGCAGATCTGTTGGCTCGCGAAATCGGCCTGGCCACTTTGGAATTGTGGCACGCGGCAGGGTTGCCTCTGGAAACGCGCTACGCCAATCTCCTCAAAACCGCCGGTCGATTGGCCACCGTCTGA
- a CDS encoding right-handed parallel beta-helix repeat-containing protein encodes MKNNRFSKRARRLVFEPLEHRDLLSVVPATTSLPAAVTDLGSVDFCQVTPAAQTPGMWYRLTAKNTGTLTVIRGLQTPSQQSAATVAIYAQAAQSLLLTAQGTGRIDLPVVAGQTVFVYLPDVQTGETLWLAALVQMSGTTVTIRGTAGADTLVYRGGGNGSITVNQIDYTLPGGWTTLTIVGGNGGDSVFLETMAANENISISPALTRVLSAGRIITVTQVAELAVRASSSAVAEIIDSPGNDQVTFTPNAATFDSPQFRASVTGPSIIHAYARNGGVDSVTFYDSPGADQATYQGDIAILRGDTFYNRAKFFSRVTFVATTGEDTALLNGSSGTDTLGGQLGDVTLQTKGVSVRAKGFWTTIVRSCGGVDVAEVNDSSSDDFVFSFPGDVAVFNLNHTLRIQGFAYTHVYARNGGFDTAYFYDSPGDDTFVGRPDFSSMTTGPYFTRVKFFDGVYAYSRNGGSDVAWLYDSRGDDLLTVRPYYIRLEGPGYSNRVETFSVVRATGGSGGNDRLEMYSSSGQDQLTITPTLSDILFAETPTFVRATRFLQETYYLDKDDLVLGSAPRATIKRDGPTTVINAADYYDPTSPTLGFQRAIDALPKEGGTVILPAGTFTLRQSLVLRSNVTLRGSDAGTTLVRKTQTFALLAATAQAGDQRLSVTSTSGFQVGDEIALVSRAEPDGQLYTIIAIEPGILVLDRPIQYGVFRPEDSAEVTNLIPLVRAEGSPAQPVSNAVIENLTVNGNLNTKYTRWRAIPRGMVDLTYAVNSVVRNVTVTRSPTTGILLKYGRDNLVENSTVIEARNIGIALGWETDAIVRGNLVRGAGYGMASTGWGEGIMANGGRDIRVENNITEYNVGHGLHPAGDLTIGGLWINNISRYNQGNGFHYCFNNFGVWAVNNELYGNDRGVGGLGLGGEYADRFNVVQGNLIYNNQRGGIQVNGGRDNYILGNTLRNNSQKSPGKFAEILLGEVWSTVIVDNRITPAAGGLSIDTTYARLFNIIIA; translated from the coding sequence ATGAAGAATAACCGCTTTTCCAAGCGGGCACGTCGCCTTGTATTTGAGCCGTTGGAACACCGCGATTTGCTGAGCGTGGTTCCTGCCACGACGTCGTTGCCCGCCGCTGTCACTGATCTGGGAAGCGTGGACTTCTGTCAGGTGACACCGGCTGCGCAAACACCGGGAATGTGGTATCGGTTGACCGCCAAGAATACGGGCACGTTGACGGTTATTCGTGGGCTTCAGACCCCGAGTCAGCAATCAGCAGCCACGGTTGCTATCTACGCGCAGGCCGCTCAAAGCCTTCTTCTCACCGCTCAGGGGACGGGCAGGATCGATTTGCCGGTCGTGGCCGGACAGACCGTTTTTGTCTATCTTCCGGATGTGCAAACTGGGGAGACACTTTGGCTGGCCGCTCTCGTGCAGATGAGCGGGACAACCGTCACGATTCGCGGAACGGCCGGAGCGGACACTTTGGTTTATCGGGGTGGGGGCAACGGCTCGATCACCGTGAATCAGATTGATTACACCCTTCCCGGGGGATGGACCACGCTCACAATCGTCGGCGGGAACGGGGGAGATAGCGTCTTCCTTGAAACGATGGCCGCCAACGAGAATATATCGATCTCGCCGGCTCTCACGCGGGTCCTCAGCGCGGGACGCATCATCACCGTCACGCAGGTCGCGGAGCTTGCGGTCCGAGCAAGTTCGTCCGCGGTTGCCGAAATTATCGATTCTCCGGGTAACGACCAGGTCACCTTCACACCGAATGCCGCCACCTTCGATTCTCCTCAATTCCGTGCGTCAGTCACCGGACCGTCCATCATCCACGCTTATGCCCGCAACGGCGGCGTCGATTCGGTCACCTTTTACGATTCCCCGGGCGCGGACCAGGCCACCTACCAGGGAGACATTGCGATTCTGCGGGGAGACACGTTTTATAACCGCGCCAAATTCTTTTCCAGGGTTACATTCGTTGCCACAACTGGGGAAGACACGGCGTTATTAAACGGCAGTTCCGGGACAGACACTTTGGGCGGCCAACTGGGGGATGTGACGTTGCAGACGAAGGGCGTGTCCGTCCGGGCGAAAGGATTCTGGACCACGATCGTGCGATCCTGTGGGGGCGTCGATGTGGCAGAGGTTAACGACTCGTCCTCGGACGATTTTGTCTTCAGTTTTCCCGGTGACGTGGCCGTCTTCAACCTCAATCACACCCTGCGAATTCAGGGCTTTGCCTACACCCACGTGTATGCCCGGAATGGCGGCTTCGACACAGCCTACTTTTATGATTCCCCGGGCGACGACACATTTGTGGGGCGACCAGATTTCTCGAGCATGACCACCGGTCCCTATTTCACGCGGGTCAAGTTTTTCGATGGGGTATACGCCTACTCGCGGAACGGCGGATCTGATGTCGCATGGTTGTACGATTCCCGAGGCGATGACCTCCTCACCGTCCGCCCCTATTACATCCGGCTGGAAGGCCCCGGGTATTCCAACCGGGTGGAGACTTTTTCGGTCGTTCGGGCAACGGGCGGCAGTGGGGGGAACGACCGCCTGGAGATGTACAGCTCCAGCGGCCAGGATCAGCTTACCATCACCCCTACGCTCTCCGACATTCTGTTTGCCGAGACGCCCACCTTTGTTCGAGCGACGCGCTTTCTCCAGGAGACCTATTACCTTGACAAAGATGACCTGGTGCTGGGAAGTGCCCCAAGAGCAACCATCAAACGCGATGGCCCCACGACGGTCATCAACGCGGCCGATTACTACGACCCCACCAGCCCCACATTGGGTTTCCAGCGGGCTATCGATGCACTGCCCAAGGAGGGCGGCACCGTCATTCTGCCTGCCGGTACATTCACCCTGCGGCAGAGTCTGGTCCTGCGTTCCAATGTAACCCTCCGCGGAAGTGACGCCGGCACGACGCTCGTTCGCAAGACGCAAACGTTTGCCCTGCTCGCTGCCACGGCGCAGGCCGGGGATCAACGTTTGAGTGTGACCAGCACGAGTGGTTTTCAGGTGGGAGACGAGATCGCCCTGGTTTCGCGGGCAGAACCGGATGGCCAGCTCTACACCATCATCGCCATCGAGCCGGGAATCCTCGTTCTGGACAGGCCTATCCAATACGGGGTCTTCCGACCGGAGGACTCGGCAGAAGTGACCAATTTGATTCCCCTGGTCAGGGCGGAAGGGAGTCCAGCACAACCGGTCAGCAATGCGGTCATCGAGAATTTGACCGTTAATGGGAATCTCAATACCAAGTACACACGATGGCGGGCGATACCGCGGGGTATGGTGGATCTCACTTATGCTGTGAACTCCGTAGTCCGGAATGTGACCGTCACCCGCTCACCCACGACCGGTATCCTTTTGAAATACGGGCGAGACAACCTCGTGGAAAATTCGACGGTCATTGAGGCCCGAAATATCGGCATTGCTTTGGGTTGGGAAACCGATGCGATTGTTCGCGGAAATCTCGTGCGGGGCGCCGGGTACGGCATGGCCAGCACGGGTTGGGGCGAAGGCATCATGGCCAACGGCGGACGCGACATTCGAGTGGAAAACAATATCACCGAATACAACGTCGGCCACGGGCTCCATCCCGCCGGCGATTTGACCATCGGGGGCCTGTGGATCAACAATATCAGCCGATACAACCAGGGCAATGGGTTCCACTACTGTTTCAACAACTTCGGGGTCTGGGCCGTTAACAACGAGCTGTACGGCAACGACCGCGGTGTCGGCGGGTTGGGCCTCGGCGGCGAGTATGCCGACCGGTTCAACGTGGTCCAGGGAAATCTCATCTACAACAATCAGCGCGGGGGAATCCAAGTTAACGGCGGGCGCGACAATTACATCCTGGGCAACACCCTGAGAAACAATTCCCAAAAATCGCCAGGCAAGTTCGCAGAAATCCTTCTCGGCGAAGTTTGGAGCACAGTGATCGTGGATAACCGAATCACCCCTGCCGCTGGTGGTTTATCCATTGACACGACCTACGCGCGACTTTTCAACATAATCATTGCGTGA
- a CDS encoding superoxide dismutase, translating to MAYELPPLPYPYDALEPYIDAQTMELHHTKHHQAYINNVNKAIAGTEWEKLPVEQLVAAIHRVPEQIRTVVRNHGGGHANHSLFWTIMGPKAGGQPKGKLAEAIDRELGGFEKFRQAFTAAAMGRFGSGWAWLSVDPNKRLVIEDTPNQNSPLMHGNIPILGIDVWEHAYYLKYQYRRADYVEAFYNVINWAEVLRRYEDALAQPAPESAKYPLKTES from the coding sequence ATGGCGTACGAATTACCCCCTCTCCCTTACCCGTACGACGCGCTCGAACCGTACATCGACGCGCAAACGATGGAGTTGCACCACACGAAACACCATCAGGCGTACATCAACAACGTGAACAAGGCCATTGCCGGCACAGAATGGGAAAAGCTTCCCGTCGAGCAGCTTGTGGCTGCCATCCATCGCGTGCCGGAACAGATTCGCACGGTGGTGCGCAACCACGGTGGTGGCCACGCCAATCACTCGTTGTTCTGGACGATCATGGGTCCCAAGGCGGGCGGTCAGCCCAAGGGCAAACTGGCCGAGGCCATCGACAGGGAACTTGGCGGTTTTGAAAAGTTCCGTCAGGCCTTCACGGCAGCGGCGATGGGACGCTTCGGCAGCGGCTGGGCGTGGCTTTCCGTCGATCCCAACAAGCGGCTTGTTATCGAAGACACCCCCAACCAGAACAGCCCGCTCATGCACGGAAATATCCCCATACTCGGCATCGACGTCTGGGAACACGCTTATTATCTCAAGTACCAGTATCGCCGGGCTGATTACGTGGAGGCGTTTTATAACGTCATCAACTGGGCCGAAGTCCTCCGGCGGTACGAAGACGCGCTGGCCCAACCCGCTCCCGAATCGGCCAAGTATCCCCTCAAGACGGAATCCTGA
- a CDS encoding cupin domain-containing protein translates to MKVVHFEEIPLQDVTMEGAQGCKIRYLIGEPDGAPNFTMRQFEVAPGGHTPHHQHHYEHEVFVLSGHGVVIQNGREFPIGPGSVVFVPGGVPHQFRNTGHEPLRFLCLIPNAVRGGAVSCVVACGCD, encoded by the coding sequence ATGAAAGTTGTGCATTTTGAAGAAATTCCGCTCCAGGATGTGACGATGGAGGGCGCTCAGGGGTGCAAAATCCGCTACCTCATCGGAGAGCCCGATGGCGCGCCCAATTTCACGATGCGCCAGTTCGAGGTGGCCCCCGGCGGACACACCCCCCACCATCAGCATCATTACGAACATGAGGTGTTTGTGCTCTCGGGGCACGGAGTCGTCATTCAAAACGGCCGGGAATTCCCAATTGGGCCGGGATCGGTCGTGTTTGTCCCCGGAGGCGTTCCCCATCAGTTCCGCAATACCGGTCATGAACCGCTACGGTTCTTGTGTCTCATCCCCAACGCCGTGCGGGGTGGGGCGGTTTCATGCGTGGTGGCCTGCGGGTGTGATTAA